AAATGTTTGTCTAAAAAGTACGAATGGCATGAATTTAATAAGCTTTTATTCTCGGCTGAACACTAATTTGAGGGATGGAATACATTTGCTCCATACAGACTACCTTATTTAGGGGAACCGGTGAATTTAGCCAACAATGATATGGGGTAAGAAACGGCTAAGATCTTGGGTGATCAGACTTTTATCTTCACGAACACCAACTCCAACTGCTTTATCACCGACAATCCATGAGCCGATGAGCGTATTGAAGCCTGCAAATTTGGGTAAAGGTGAGTAAGCTTGATAAATATAGCCTTCTTCGCCATATCCACCAGCAGACTGTGCAAGCAGTTGTTGATCTTTTCGGATCTCAATATTCGCGCCTTCACGAGAAAATAGCGGCTTCTTCACATAGCCGGACTCGCTGCTTGCAACTTTATGCTTGTCCTGTTCAAAGTATGCCGGTAACAGATTTGGGTGATTGGGAAAGGTTTGCCATAGCAAAGGTAAGATTGCTTTATTAGATAAAATCGCTTTCCAAGCAGGCTCTAGCCATTGCACTTTTGCTTCTGATAATTGTTCACTATATTCATCTTGAAACATAAATTCCCACGGGTATAGCTTAAACATCCATTGGATTTTTCGGTCATCAAGGTCGACAAAGTGCTGGTCATCAAATCCGATATCTTCGATAAAAACTTGTTTCGTTTTGAGTCCAGCTTCCATCGCGCAGCTGCGCATATATTGAATGGTGCCCAAGTCCTCAATGCTTTCTTTGCAGCAAGAAAAGTGTAGGGGAGCACCTCGGTGGAATTTATGCAGTTGATAAAAACGCTCTATCAGTGCTTCTTGAAGGCCATTAAATTGATCCGCATTACGCGGTAACTTACCGGCTTTTACCTGTTCTTCAAGCCATAGCCACTGCCAGTAACCTGTTTCGAATAAGCTGGTGGGCGTGTCGTAATTGGCCTCCAGCAGCTTGGCTGGTGACTTACCATCGTAACTAAAATCAAAGCGACCATAGAGCGCTTGGTCTCGACGACGCCATGAGCGAGTCACTAATTCCCATTGAGACTCAGGAATAGCAAACCGTTGCAGAAGTGACTCGTCATTACACACTAAATCGACAAGGTGTAAGAGCATTTGGTGGAGTTCATCACTTGGGTCTTCCAAGTCTTGCTCAATTTGTTTTAACGTAAATTGATAATATGCACTTTCGTCCCAATACTTTTCACCATACATAGTATGAAATTCAAAGCCGTGGGCTTTTGCTTGTTCACGCCAGTGTGGGCGTTCATCAATAGAAATTCTTAACATAAGTGTAAAATCGATCCGTCTTATATCAATTGCATAGATACTGTGGAAACTACAGAGTACGTAATAAAAAGCCGAGTGGACCTCGGCTTATCTTTTATCAAGCGATGGTTGGCTTAGCTGCCCCAACTGCCACCACTACTACGAGTAGCACTACGACCAAATCCACCGCGACTGCGTGATACTGAGCTGGCACGCGGCTTGTAATTGATGGTTGAGCTTTTGACCGACGTTGTACCCGAAGACTTTGCAGATGCGACAAACCCATTTTGCGCATTTCGGTAGCTAAAGAAGTCATCACGAGAGCGATACAGCGGTTTAGCGCCAGAATAGTAAGTGC
This portion of the Pseudoalteromonas sp. GCY genome encodes:
- a CDS encoding glutathionylspermidine synthase family protein → MLRISIDERPHWREQAKAHGFEFHTMYGEKYWDESAYYQFTLKQIEQDLEDPSDELHQMLLHLVDLVCNDESLLQRFAIPESQWELVTRSWRRRDQALYGRFDFSYDGKSPAKLLEANYDTPTSLFETGYWQWLWLEEQVKAGKLPRNADQFNGLQEALIERFYQLHKFHRGAPLHFSCCKESIEDLGTIQYMRSCAMEAGLKTKQVFIEDIGFDDQHFVDLDDRKIQWMFKLYPWEFMFQDEYSEQLSEAKVQWLEPAWKAILSNKAILPLLWQTFPNHPNLLPAYFEQDKHKVASSESGYVKKPLFSREGANIEIRKDQQLLAQSAGGYGEEGYIYQAYSPLPKFAGFNTLIGSWIVGDKAVGVGVREDKSLITQDLSRFLPHIIVG